One window of Rhizobium leguminosarum genomic DNA carries:
- a CDS encoding septal ring lytic transglycosylase RlpA family protein, translated as MKLGYGAASFATTARWLAVSAMCATVAACGTTQAVPKKKAHGKEYFSESEYGVKASPRVATGNNIPKGGGRYIVGNPYEVKGKWYYPKEDFAYNKVGVASWYGSAFHGRLTANGEVYDQMHLSAAHPTFPLPSYARVTNLESGSSVIVRVNDRGPYHEGRIIDLSNKTADMLDLQHSGTGKVRVQYVGRARMDGHDMPYLMASYAPKGSRIPGVNPEGQIATGVMVASNSRKITRDQLQSSEDYETPANVPVPMSATSYAGSTPSARYNAAPALAPGAHVLVAPPAPSVNNAPQAFDQMVVLPEIGPMPYERPLGSLALGYQNEDVKTVTVDLAFDAVMVRNDGLTQESILASAKRQKAKFAAR; from the coding sequence ATGAAATTGGGATACGGGGCGGCGTCTTTCGCAACGACAGCACGGTGGCTGGCGGTATCGGCGATGTGTGCGACGGTTGCGGCGTGCGGCACAACGCAGGCGGTGCCGAAGAAGAAAGCCCACGGCAAAGAATATTTCTCCGAATCCGAATATGGCGTAAAGGCGAGCCCGCGGGTCGCCACCGGCAACAATATCCCCAAGGGCGGCGGCCGCTACATCGTCGGCAACCCTTACGAGGTGAAGGGCAAGTGGTATTATCCGAAGGAAGACTTCGCCTATAACAAGGTCGGCGTCGCTTCCTGGTATGGCTCGGCTTTTCATGGGCGCCTGACGGCGAACGGCGAAGTCTACGACCAGATGCATCTTTCCGCGGCGCATCCGACCTTCCCGTTGCCGAGCTATGCGCGCGTCACCAATCTCGAAAGTGGTTCCTCCGTCATCGTGCGCGTCAACGATCGCGGCCCCTATCACGAAGGCCGTATCATCGACCTTTCGAACAAGACGGCCGACATGCTGGATCTGCAGCACAGCGGCACCGGCAAGGTTCGCGTGCAATATGTCGGTCGCGCCCGCATGGACGGACACGACATGCCGTATCTGATGGCCTCCTACGCGCCGAAGGGCAGCCGCATTCCCGGCGTCAATCCGGAAGGCCAGATCGCGACCGGCGTGATGGTCGCCTCCAATAGCCGCAAGATCACCCGCGACCAGTTGCAGAGTTCGGAAGATTACGAGACGCCGGCCAACGTGCCGGTACCGATGTCGGCGACCTCCTATGCCGGCTCGACGCCGAGCGCGCGCTATAATGCGGCACCCGCTCTTGCTCCGGGTGCGCATGTTCTGGTGGCGCCGCCAGCACCGTCCGTCAACAATGCCCCGCAGGCCTTCGACCAGATGGTCGTGCTGCCGGAGATTGGTCCCATGCCCTACGAACGGCCGCTTGGCTCTCTGGCGCTAGGTTACCAGAACGAGGACGTGAAGACGGTGACCGTCGATCTCGCCTTCGACGCGGTGATGGTGCGCAATGACGGGCTGACGCAGGAGTCGATCCTTGCTTCGGCCAAGCGCCAAAAGGCTAAATTCGCCGCGCGCTGA
- a CDS encoding D-alanyl-D-alanine carboxypeptidase family protein, protein MLKPVLRLCFTAIPDAKPLCTFAGIALACLMPFTTGALAADSGAAGFATKATQAYMIEAATGTVLLAKNEDQDFSPASLAKLMTMDLVFEAVTKGQITFDTEYPVSEYAWRTGGAPSRTATMFASLKSRVRVEDLIKGIAIQGANDSCIILAEGMAGSEQQFAVSMTRRARELGMEKAEFGNSTGLPDGKSKVTAREMVTLATALQQSYPKLYPYFAQPDFEWNKIFQRNRNPLLGLDLGADGLATGFTEGEGYSIVASVERDGRRLFLALAGIASDKERTEEAKRVLEWGLTAFENRQIFADKEVIGAASVYGGTARTVDLIAKAPVSVYIPISNPDRLSARIVYRWPLTAPVTPDTQAGTLRIFAGSRLLREVPLYTVQAVGEGSLSSRAVDAMLELGESLFFSWLWDKSAPG, encoded by the coding sequence ATGCTGAAGCCTGTGCTTCGCCTTTGTTTCACCGCAATTCCGGACGCAAAACCGCTGTGCACTTTTGCTGGAATTGCTCTGGCATGCCTAATGCCGTTCACCACGGGCGCGCTTGCGGCCGATAGCGGTGCCGCCGGTTTCGCCACCAAGGCGACGCAGGCCTATATGATCGAGGCCGCCACCGGCACCGTGCTTCTCGCCAAAAACGAGGACCAGGACTTTTCGCCGGCTTCGCTCGCCAAGCTGATGACGATGGATCTCGTCTTCGAGGCGGTGACGAAGGGCCAGATCACGTTCGATACCGAATATCCCGTTTCCGAGTATGCCTGGCGGACCGGTGGCGCGCCGTCGAGGACGGCAACGATGTTTGCCAGCCTCAAATCGCGCGTGCGCGTCGAGGATCTGATCAAGGGCATCGCCATCCAGGGCGCCAATGACAGCTGCATCATCCTCGCCGAAGGCATGGCTGGAAGCGAGCAGCAATTTGCCGTGTCGATGACGCGGCGTGCCCGTGAGCTCGGCATGGAGAAGGCCGAGTTCGGCAATTCCACCGGCCTTCCCGATGGGAAGAGCAAGGTGACGGCGCGCGAGATGGTGACGCTGGCGACGGCCCTGCAGCAATCCTATCCGAAGCTCTATCCCTATTTCGCGCAGCCGGATTTCGAGTGGAACAAGATCTTCCAGCGTAACCGCAATCCACTGCTCGGGCTCGATCTCGGCGCCGACGGGCTGGCCACCGGCTTTACCGAGGGGGAGGGTTATTCGATCGTCGCGTCGGTTGAGCGCGACGGCAGGCGGCTGTTTCTGGCGCTTGCCGGCATCGCTTCCGACAAGGAGCGGACGGAGGAGGCCAAGCGGGTGCTCGAATGGGGGCTGACCGCCTTTGAGAACCGGCAAATCTTCGCCGACAAGGAAGTGATTGGAGCCGCCAGCGTCTATGGCGGCACGGCGCGCACCGTCGATCTCATCGCCAAGGCGCCGGTCAGCGTCTACATTCCGATCAGCAATCCCGACAGGCTGTCGGCACGCATCGTCTATCGCTGGCCGCTGACGGCGCCGGTGACGCCGGATACCCAGGCAGGCACGCTCAGGATTTTCGCGGGCAGCCGGCTGCTCAGGGAAGTGCCGCTCTACACCGTGCAGGCGGTCGGTGAGGGTTCGCTCAGCAGCCGGGCGGTCGACGCTATGCTGGAACTCGGCGAATCGCTGTTTTTCTCCTGGCTCTGGGACAAGTCCGCGCCCGGCTGA
- the tmk gene encoding dTMP kinase, translated as MSSGTGLFVTFEGGEGAGKSTQIRRLAEALKGEGRDVLMTREPGGSPGAEAVRHVLLSGAAEAFGTRMEAILFAAARNDHVEEVIRPALAAGKIVLCDRFIDSSRVYQGITGNLEPDFIETLQRIAINGVIPDCTVILDIPAKIGLERAQKRAAADAPDRFEKERLETHEKRREAFLDIAAREPERCHVIDAMQSEEAIAAEIHAIVQQLMSPAGRARTPEAAHHE; from the coding sequence TTGTCATCCGGTACGGGATTGTTCGTTACGTTTGAAGGCGGGGAAGGCGCTGGGAAGTCCACGCAGATCCGCCGCCTCGCCGAGGCACTGAAGGGCGAAGGTCGCGACGTGCTGATGACGCGCGAACCCGGCGGATCACCGGGTGCCGAGGCCGTACGCCACGTGCTGCTGTCAGGGGCTGCCGAAGCCTTCGGCACGCGGATGGAGGCGATCCTGTTTGCGGCGGCGCGAAACGACCATGTCGAAGAGGTGATCCGACCCGCACTTGCCGCCGGCAAGATCGTGCTCTGCGACCGCTTTATTGATTCCTCCCGCGTCTACCAGGGCATCACCGGCAATCTCGAGCCCGATTTCATCGAAACGCTGCAGCGCATCGCCATCAACGGCGTGATACCGGATTGCACAGTGATTCTCGACATCCCCGCCAAGATCGGGCTGGAGCGGGCGCAGAAGCGCGCCGCCGCCGACGCTCCCGACCGCTTCGAAAAAGAGCGGCTCGAAACGCACGAGAAACGGCGCGAAGCCTTTCTCGATATCGCCGCCCGCGAGCCGGAGCGCTGTCACGTGATTGACGCCATGCAGAGCGAAGAGGCGATCGCCGCCGAGATCCATGCGATCGTCCAACAACTCATGTCGCCCGCTGGCCGTGCCCGCACGCCGGAAGCCGCACACCATGAGTGA
- a CDS encoding DNA polymerase III subunit delta' — protein sequence MSEERPGLLDGAIWPGENTRLFGHEEAEAFLAQSYRSGKGHHAILIEGPEGIGKATLAFRFANHVLSHPDPDTAPETIGDPDPASPVSRQIASGASHNLLHLARPVDEKTGKVKSAITVDEVRRAGKFFSQTSGTGNWRIVIIDPADDMNRNAANAILKILEEPPKRALFLVLSHAPGRLLPTIRSRCLPLKLAPLADDALMAALGHLGISGEGGAVLSAAKGSVGEALKLLNYGGGDIIAAYDEMLSAEGATARKAMHRLADALSGKESDTIFDFFVSHVGDDIMSRARAAAGEGQITAAERLARLYSEITERLTISDAYNLDRKQTIISILADIKQPGL from the coding sequence ATGAGTGAAGAAAGGCCCGGACTGCTCGACGGCGCCATCTGGCCGGGGGAAAATACCAGGCTGTTCGGCCATGAGGAGGCGGAAGCCTTCCTTGCGCAATCCTACCGGTCCGGCAAGGGCCACCACGCCATCCTGATCGAGGGGCCTGAAGGAATCGGCAAGGCGACGCTCGCCTTCCGCTTCGCCAATCACGTGCTCTCGCATCCCGATCCCGATACTGCGCCGGAGACGATCGGCGATCCGGATCCAGCCTCTCCTGTCAGCCGGCAGATCGCCTCCGGCGCCTCGCACAATCTCCTGCATCTGGCCCGTCCGGTGGACGAAAAGACCGGCAAGGTGAAGTCGGCGATCACCGTCGACGAGGTCCGCCGCGCCGGCAAGTTCTTCTCGCAGACCTCGGGCACCGGCAATTGGCGGATCGTCATCATCGATCCGGCCGACGACATGAACCGCAATGCGGCCAACGCCATCCTGAAGATCCTGGAAGAGCCGCCGAAGCGGGCGCTGTTCCTGGTGCTCTCGCATGCGCCGGGGCGACTGCTGCCGACGATCCGTTCGCGCTGCCTGCCGCTGAAACTGGCGCCGCTTGCCGACGATGCGCTGATGGCGGCGCTTGGCCACCTCGGCATATCAGGCGAGGGCGGGGCGGTGCTTTCGGCCGCCAAGGGCAGCGTCGGCGAGGCGCTGAAACTGTTGAATTACGGCGGCGGCGACATCATCGCCGCCTATGACGAGATGCTGTCGGCCGAAGGAGCGACGGCCCGCAAGGCGATGCATCGGCTGGCCGACGCGCTTTCGGGCAAGGAAAGTGACACGATCTTCGATTTCTTCGTCAGTCATGTCGGCGACGACATCATGAGCCGGGCACGCGCAGCGGCAGGCGAGGGGCAGATCACGGCTGCGGAACGGCTGGCGCGGCTCTATTCCGAGATCACCGAGCGGCTCACCATTTCGGATGCCTATAACCTCGACCGCAAACAGACGATC